In Nitrospira sp., one DNA window encodes the following:
- a CDS encoding lipopolysaccharide biosynthesis protein: MKERIAASVFWIGWSKGVLQTISFFATLVVARLLEPSDYGLAALSGIWVSGLILFAELGLGNAVIQFRDIDNQELNYCFWLTVGTTVTGYLVIYSLAPWVAIWFASPKLTEVLRYMSITLVLVGLRVVSESLLRKQLCFDKVAQTEIAAILTTIPLQIILAWMGAGVWALVAGMLTLQLVQTSATFYLAGWWPGFRLSSPRLKEILSYSLSTLGGRLSWGLFDQTDSFVLGKMFGDTALGVYSVGKQLALLPVHKIAVVINQLAHPVMAELQQDKEQMRRALLRQMRLVGCLTTPLCIGFGLVADDVILVALTEKWLPAVPLVRVLCLYAAWQSLSILLPPILFARFRTGVIFWWNTSLLAVMPFAFWACAVWQGTLGLTLAWITVYPLLTLVIVREVNRELDLQWSTLGLQLLPIVKATLLMSVAVLLFRYYVSANDATEAFLRLVSSVILGGLSYTAVIYWQGRHMVPELTEVFGWLFGRLRQVYPAR; this comes from the coding sequence GTGAAAGAGCGTATCGCAGCATCGGTGTTCTGGATTGGATGGTCAAAGGGCGTTTTACAGACGATCTCATTCTTTGCCACGCTGGTGGTTGCACGATTGTTAGAGCCTAGTGACTATGGACTTGCGGCGCTGAGCGGAATTTGGGTATCTGGCCTGATTCTCTTTGCCGAGCTAGGACTCGGAAATGCCGTCATCCAGTTTCGCGACATCGACAATCAAGAACTCAACTACTGCTTTTGGCTGACTGTAGGAACCACCGTCACCGGATATCTGGTCATCTATTCTCTGGCTCCTTGGGTTGCCATCTGGTTCGCTTCCCCGAAGCTGACGGAAGTCCTGCGGTATATGAGTATCACACTTGTCCTCGTGGGGCTGCGCGTGGTCTCCGAAAGCTTGCTTAGGAAGCAGCTCTGCTTTGACAAAGTGGCTCAGACGGAAATCGCCGCTATTCTGACGACCATTCCCTTGCAGATTATACTGGCTTGGATGGGAGCTGGTGTCTGGGCACTTGTTGCGGGGATGCTCACGCTTCAGCTGGTCCAAACATCCGCGACATTCTACCTTGCCGGGTGGTGGCCTGGGTTTCGCTTAAGTAGCCCTCGCCTCAAAGAGATACTAAGCTACAGTCTTTCAACACTTGGCGGTAGGCTGAGCTGGGGGCTTTTTGACCAGACGGATTCGTTCGTATTGGGGAAGATGTTTGGAGACACGGCCTTGGGTGTCTATAGTGTGGGAAAACAACTTGCCCTCTTGCCTGTCCATAAAATCGCCGTTGTCATCAATCAACTTGCTCATCCTGTCATGGCTGAGCTTCAGCAGGACAAGGAGCAGATGAGAAGGGCACTGCTCCGCCAAATGAGATTAGTTGGATGTCTCACGACTCCTCTCTGTATCGGCTTCGGTCTAGTGGCGGATGATGTGATTCTTGTCGCACTCACAGAAAAATGGTTGCCGGCTGTCCCGTTGGTCCGTGTTCTTTGCTTGTATGCAGCGTGGCAATCCCTGAGCATCCTGCTGCCTCCTATCCTTTTTGCCAGGTTTCGCACCGGGGTCATTTTTTGGTGGAATACTTCGCTGTTAGCTGTAATGCCGTTTGCGTTCTGGGCCTGTGCAGTGTGGCAGGGGACATTGGGTCTTACCTTAGCCTGGATCACGGTTTACCCGCTTCTTACGCTCGTAATAGTTCGTGAGGTGAATAGGGAGCTGGATCTGCAATGGTCAACATTAGGGTTACAGCTGTTACCCATAGTGAAAGCGACCTTGCTGATGAGCGTTGCTGTCCTCTTGTTTCGCTACTATGTCTCAGCCAATGACGCGACAGAGGCCTTTCTCCGACTTGTGTCGTCCGTGATCCTTGGCGGTCTAAGTTATACGGCGGTGATCTATTGGCAGGGAAGACATATGGTGCCGGAGTTGACAGAGGTGTTTGGGTGGCTATTCGGGAGACTGCGTCAAGTATATCCGGCGAGATAA
- a CDS encoding glycosyltransferase — MPIENNKRLNEPSHAGLSNRLKILFLTNRGPYPIKDGQTRRTYNILKGLALRHEVHLLSLYESPDEAGFESVEHLKGFCERVEMLPAPPKALSFAMVARLVRSLFSSDPYTVWRHYSRAYARQVQVWVSAMSFDVVHCDILPLTYSVRDLKGAFRTLTDHDVSYLKTKRLAAQTRNPALKLFLYLEAMKLKRLESRIFSKLELGIVVSELDREHLERLCPKGRFAVVENGVDVRAFVPDPDRVEPNALAWVGGFHHSPNCDAVKFFLEDIYPSIKRERAEARLYVVGGGVPDWLKRYATGDPSIILTGYVDDPLPYIQRAAVFVAPILSGGGTKLKVLEAMAVGKAIVSTSIGVEGIEGNDEEHFMVADRPAVFADRVVSILRDLFLREHIGANARRRTVEKYDWESICEATSRLYQTAGKRIDYVD; from the coding sequence ATGCCGATCGAGAACAACAAGAGACTTAACGAGCCTTCGCATGCCGGCCTATCAAATCGGCTGAAAATCCTCTTTCTGACCAACCGCGGTCCATACCCGATCAAAGATGGTCAGACGCGAAGGACCTACAACATTCTCAAAGGGCTTGCGCTGAGGCATGAGGTGCATCTGCTGTCGCTCTATGAGTCGCCGGACGAGGCCGGATTCGAGAGCGTGGAGCACCTGAAAGGCTTCTGCGAGCGTGTCGAAATGCTGCCCGCCCCTCCCAAGGCATTGAGCTTCGCGATGGTCGCGCGTTTAGTGAGGAGTCTGTTCTCCTCGGATCCCTATACTGTTTGGAGGCATTACTCCCGAGCATACGCGAGGCAGGTGCAGGTATGGGTCAGTGCAATGTCATTCGATGTTGTTCATTGTGACATCCTTCCCTTGACGTACTCTGTGAGGGACCTCAAGGGTGCTTTCCGAACGCTTACCGATCATGACGTGAGCTACCTAAAGACCAAGAGGCTTGCCGCTCAGACGCGGAATCCGGCCCTAAAATTGTTTCTCTATCTTGAGGCAATGAAACTCAAACGATTGGAGAGCAGAATTTTCTCGAAGCTGGAATTGGGGATTGTCGTGTCAGAACTGGATCGGGAACATTTAGAACGTCTTTGTCCAAAAGGGCGTTTCGCTGTGGTGGAGAACGGTGTCGATGTTCGAGCATTTGTTCCAGATCCGGACAGGGTCGAGCCGAATGCACTGGCTTGGGTGGGCGGGTTTCATCATTCTCCAAATTGCGATGCGGTTAAATTCTTTCTCGAGGATATTTACCCCTCGATCAAACGGGAACGGGCCGAGGCCAGGTTGTATGTCGTTGGCGGCGGAGTTCCGGACTGGCTGAAAAGATATGCGACGGGTGATCCGTCTATCATCCTGACGGGGTATGTTGATGATCCGCTCCCTTACATCCAGCGAGCGGCCGTATTTGTCGCGCCGATATTGAGCGGAGGAGGGACAAAGCTCAAGGTGTTGGAAGCAATGGCGGTAGGGAAGGCTATCGTTTCAACCTCCATAGGTGTTGAAGGGATTGAGGGAAACGATGAGGAGCATTTTATGGTGGCGGATCGTCCAGCCGTCTTCGCAGACAGGGTGGTATCCATATTGAGAGATCTTTTTCTTCGAGAGCATATCGGTGCAAACGCCAGAAGACGGACGGTAGAGAAATATGATTGGGAGTCGATCTGCGAAGCAACGAGTAGGCTCTATCAAACTGCCGGGAAACGAATCGATTATGTGGACTAG
- a CDS encoding O-antigen ligase family protein, translating into MTFALFSLWTFFLIGRPQDLFTGLAALRPALTLAALTFMAVAFQSSQKNLVYSGLGTPEAKRYFIFFGIVVVGIPFAYHRGMAFGIIFTVYLLNVMFFVAFVTLVDSLEKLKRILSVISFCTVFYGVSGLLTGGFYQGRFTLYGEMFDPNDAAYLLVTLGPLSLFFIVRHEGRLKKVLALVGIGAAVIVILLTGSRGGLLGLGVVFVLALFSRVVSVKPPYKVAFLAGIVTIAALNLDKINVGRYLTLTEIGQDYNLTSETGRLQIWAKGIELLLANPLTGVGVQCFPMAIGYLRADVNVIPEWQAAHNSFLQVAVETGLIGFIVFISLIGVCARNISRCRRLKSVDSRGTDWDELAVLAGVVQLSFIGHLVTAFFLSQGYSLFFTLLFALSAVLRRLAAAPVDAEDPQIHPGLKPNYVVTEYGQACLGKAPRA; encoded by the coding sequence ATGACATTTGCACTGTTCAGCCTATGGACATTCTTCCTCATCGGTCGGCCCCAGGATTTGTTTACAGGTCTGGCGGCCTTGCGGCCGGCGCTGACCCTAGCTGCCTTGACCTTTATGGCAGTGGCTTTTCAATCTTCACAGAAGAACCTGGTCTATTCAGGTCTCGGGACGCCGGAGGCCAAGAGGTATTTTATCTTTTTTGGCATTGTGGTCGTTGGCATTCCCTTTGCGTATCACCGCGGGATGGCATTCGGCATTATCTTCACGGTGTATTTGCTGAACGTCATGTTTTTTGTGGCCTTTGTTACATTGGTGGACAGTTTGGAGAAGTTGAAGAGGATTCTCTCGGTCATCTCATTCTGTACAGTCTTCTATGGCGTGAGTGGTTTGCTCACTGGCGGTTTTTATCAGGGGCGGTTCACGCTCTATGGCGAGATGTTTGATCCAAACGATGCCGCCTATCTATTGGTGACGCTCGGTCCTCTCAGCCTGTTTTTTATTGTCCGGCATGAAGGCAGACTCAAGAAAGTCCTGGCTTTAGTGGGAATCGGCGCCGCGGTTATCGTGATTTTGCTGACGGGCTCGCGAGGCGGACTGTTGGGTTTAGGTGTGGTGTTCGTTCTGGCGTTGTTTTCTCGGGTCGTATCAGTTAAGCCACCCTACAAGGTTGCATTTCTGGCCGGGATTGTGACTATCGCCGCGCTCAATTTAGACAAGATTAATGTGGGCCGTTATCTGACATTGACAGAGATTGGGCAGGACTACAACCTGACATCGGAGACGGGACGGCTCCAGATTTGGGCGAAGGGGATTGAGTTGCTCCTGGCCAACCCACTCACTGGTGTGGGGGTCCAATGCTTTCCGATGGCTATCGGCTACCTACGGGCGGACGTCAACGTCATTCCGGAATGGCAAGCGGCGCATAATTCCTTTCTTCAAGTAGCGGTCGAAACCGGCCTAATTGGCTTCATAGTCTTTATATCGCTGATCGGCGTTTGTGCGCGCAATATTTCACGATGTCGGAGGCTCAAATCAGTCGACTCGAGAGGCACCGATTGGGACGAATTGGCGGTTCTGGCAGGGGTGGTGCAGTTGTCGTTCATAGGTCATCTGGTCACGGCATTCTTTTTATCACAGGGTTATTCGTTGTTTTTTACATTGCTTTTTGCACTCTCGGCCGTCCTGAGACGACTAGCGGCCGCTCCGGTTGACGCTGAAGACCCCCAAATTCATCCGGGCTTGAAACCTAATTATGTCGTAACAGAATACGGACAGGCCTGCCTCGGGAAAGCCCCAAGGGCCTGA
- the asnB gene encoding asparagine synthase (glutamine-hydrolyzing) produces the protein MCAILAIMRFDRRRVEAESVLRMRDSMRHRGPDDAGIFLGHDVALAHRRLSIIDLSEHGKQPLTNEEGTLVLVFNGEIYNYVELRRVLKEHGHRFASSSDSEVIVHQYEEDGPDCVHKFIGMFSFVLFDRKRRVLVAVRDRLGIKPLYYYNDHKQVLFASEVKALLRSNEITVAPDYQGLSDYLYAGRPLGGKTTFRNISEVPPGHMVIVEQETGHIKIQKYWDVPFHYQYGRSASELQEALNQLLDQAVGIHCRSDAPLGCHLSGGLDSSTVTALAAKHYEHLRAFSVKFSDDPYIDETRYAKLVADHVGAQYFECRPSALDLSSHLISLAWHMDIPMVADGFSYFSVSRLAKEHVKVTLTGHGGDEIFGGYPPQFQASFGRTDMFTIKRDPNMASRPSFLSRVLARARHGGWRALVDRLGGRMMPRPVSLEDLWINLHCGPLPTNKAVFHGNFISELHGYSPREEYLQPFRESEKIPTFDRCLYHDLRIYLPSLLHLEDRVSMAVSVESRVPLLDHRVIEFLATVPPEQKIPTLEPKYLLRRAASSLLPAEIWNRKDKFPFPVPGKFWSSDEVKSITDPLLTSRESYSRGIFTRQTLTESSRSKMNGWTWAMVNVHLWFKIFIDKDSNWTDQVRPLYRT, from the coding sequence GTGTGTGCAATTCTGGCGATAATGCGATTTGATCGTAGGCGTGTGGAGGCTGAGTCTGTCTTACGCATGCGTGACTCGATGCGGCATCGGGGGCCGGACGACGCAGGGATATTTTTGGGGCATGATGTCGCGCTTGCCCATCGCAGACTTTCGATTATTGATCTATCTGAGCACGGCAAACAACCGTTAACGAACGAAGAAGGCACTCTTGTCCTAGTATTTAACGGAGAAATCTACAATTATGTTGAGCTCAGACGCGTATTGAAAGAACATGGGCATCGCTTTGCTTCATCCTCGGACAGCGAAGTCATCGTGCATCAATATGAAGAGGATGGCCCGGACTGTGTGCATAAGTTCATCGGCATGTTTTCCTTCGTGCTCTTCGACCGAAAACGGAGAGTCCTTGTTGCAGTCCGAGATCGATTGGGAATCAAGCCGCTCTATTATTATAACGACCATAAACAAGTTCTGTTTGCTTCAGAGGTGAAGGCTCTACTTAGAAGTAATGAGATCACCGTAGCGCCGGATTATCAGGGCCTGTCCGATTACCTCTATGCCGGTCGTCCGCTCGGCGGGAAGACGACGTTCCGGAACATTAGCGAGGTTCCTCCAGGCCACATGGTGATTGTCGAACAAGAAACAGGACATATCAAGATCCAGAAATATTGGGATGTTCCGTTCCACTATCAGTATGGACGGAGTGCTTCAGAACTTCAGGAAGCGCTCAACCAACTATTGGATCAGGCTGTGGGGATACATTGCCGCAGTGACGCCCCCCTCGGTTGCCACCTGAGTGGAGGCCTCGACTCTAGCACGGTGACGGCCTTAGCAGCCAAACATTACGAACACCTAAGGGCTTTCTCTGTCAAGTTTTCAGATGATCCCTACATTGATGAAACACGCTATGCGAAACTGGTTGCTGATCATGTCGGGGCTCAGTATTTTGAATGTAGGCCTTCAGCTCTCGACCTCAGCAGCCATCTCATATCACTTGCTTGGCATATGGACATTCCGATGGTTGCTGATGGATTCTCGTATTTTAGCGTCTCCCGCCTCGCCAAAGAGCACGTGAAAGTCACACTCACTGGTCATGGAGGAGATGAGATCTTCGGCGGATATCCACCCCAGTTCCAGGCCAGCTTTGGCAGGACGGACATGTTTACGATTAAAAGAGACCCCAACATGGCTTCGAGACCCTCATTCCTCAGTCGTGTGCTGGCACGTGCCAGACATGGCGGCTGGAGGGCACTTGTCGACCGTTTAGGTGGGAGAATGATGCCAAGACCGGTCTCCCTGGAAGATCTTTGGATCAACCTTCATTGCGGCCCGCTTCCCACGAACAAAGCAGTGTTTCATGGCAACTTCATTTCTGAACTCCATGGCTACAGTCCAAGGGAGGAGTATCTTCAGCCATTCCGTGAGTCAGAGAAAATTCCAACTTTCGACAGGTGCCTGTATCACGATCTTCGCATTTACCTCCCCAGTCTGCTCCACTTGGAAGATCGTGTAAGTATGGCAGTATCCGTTGAATCGCGTGTCCCTTTGCTCGACCATAGAGTTATTGAATTTCTAGCTACGGTCCCTCCTGAACAAAAAATCCCAACTCTTGAACCAAAGTATCTCCTGCGAAGGGCGGCCTCAAGCTTACTCCCTGCTGAAATATGGAATAGAAAAGATAAATTTCCATTCCCTGTTCCTGGTAAATTCTGGTCATCAGATGAAGTTAAGTCCATCACCGATCCATTGCTTACTTCTCGGGAAAGTTATTCGCGGGGAATTTTCACCCGTCAAACGCTGACTGAATCAAGCCGGAGTAAAATGAATGGATGGACGTGGGCTATGGTGAACGTTCACCTGTGGTTCAAGATCTTTATCGACAAGGACTCTAACTGGACCGATCAAGTTCGGCCTCTTTACAGAACCTAG
- a CDS encoding glycosyltransferase family 2 protein, producing the protein MITSLSAIEITFWAATFLIAYPYVVYLVILKALTLVSRDHQIPERSLRSPKVTLIISAYNEEASIENKIHNSLMLDYPKELLEIIVVSDGSTDRTVEIVSRFSDQGVQLHHYEGRIGKTACLNLTIPHVEGEIVVFSDANALYRPNAIEELVRPFETPRVGYVTGHTSYMRADEQSGESAAESMSLYARIQFKIKLLESQVGACVGADGAMFAIRKAHFEPLGLHDINDLVLPLRILLRGAEGKLATDAVCTEYAFGTPQSQFRRQVRISARSIRALLGHLELMNPFRFGLTAFKLVSNKVLRIVCPFAMAVLFVANIPLVFEHWFYGLTLVLQFGVYGMTLSTLLHPTGGGITKALLVANTFVIVNAAIAYGWIQYLRGETFVTWAPVRK; encoded by the coding sequence GGCCATAGAGATTACTTTCTGGGCGGCGACTTTCCTCATCGCTTACCCATATGTTGTATACCTGGTGATCCTGAAAGCTCTGACACTGGTGTCGCGCGACCATCAGATCCCTGAGAGAAGTCTAAGGTCTCCCAAAGTAACTCTGATTATCTCCGCCTATAATGAGGAAGCCTCTATAGAAAATAAGATTCATAACTCATTGATGTTGGATTATCCGAAAGAACTGTTGGAAATCATCGTTGTTTCAGACGGTTCGACCGATCGCACGGTCGAAATCGTCTCCCGGTTCTCTGATCAAGGCGTGCAGCTCCACCACTATGAGGGGAGAATCGGGAAAACCGCCTGTCTCAACCTTACCATTCCACATGTGGAAGGAGAGATCGTCGTTTTTTCGGATGCCAATGCACTGTACCGGCCGAATGCAATAGAGGAACTGGTTCGTCCATTCGAAACACCAAGGGTCGGCTACGTGACCGGACATACCAGCTACATGCGAGCGGATGAGCAAAGCGGTGAGTCAGCTGCTGAGTCGATGTCACTCTATGCCAGAATACAATTTAAGATCAAACTGCTTGAAAGCCAAGTAGGGGCCTGTGTCGGTGCAGACGGCGCAATGTTTGCCATCCGCAAAGCACACTTTGAGCCGCTTGGATTACACGATATCAATGATCTTGTGCTGCCGTTAAGAATTCTGTTGCGAGGAGCTGAAGGAAAGCTGGCGACCGACGCCGTTTGTACAGAGTACGCATTTGGGACACCGCAGTCACAGTTCCGCAGGCAGGTCCGCATCTCCGCTCGATCGATTAGAGCGCTTCTCGGCCATCTGGAGCTCATGAATCCATTTCGATTTGGTCTGACTGCGTTCAAGCTGGTCTCGAATAAAGTACTCAGAATTGTCTGTCCTTTTGCGATGGCGGTATTATTTGTCGCCAACATACCTCTGGTCTTCGAGCACTGGTTTTACGGGCTCACTCTCGTCTTGCAATTTGGTGTGTATGGAATGACGCTGAGCACTTTACTTCATCCTACTGGAGGAGGCATCACAAAAGCGTTGTTGGTCGCCAATACGTTTGTGATCGTCAATGCCGCGATTGCCTATGGGTGGATTCAGTATCTGCGCGGAGAAACATTCGTGACTTGGGCTCCCGTGCGAAAGTAG